A single region of the Rathayibacter rathayi genome encodes:
- a CDS encoding 6-phosphofructokinase, which produces MKIGILTSGGDCPGLNAVIRGAVYKGIKVYDQEFVGFRNGWRGVVDGDFLSLGRPEIQGIAKQGGTIIGTSRTNPFEGENGGPKNIAEMMARNGINSIIAIGGEGTLAAAKRLTDAGLKIVGVPKTIDNDLGATDYTFGFDTAVGIATDAMDRLRTTGDSHGRCMVAEVMGRHVGWIALHSGMAAGAHVILIPEKRTSLDQIVEWVQSAQDRGRAPLVVVAEGFSLDTMDDAHSERGLDAFGRPRLGGIGELLAPLIEERTGIETRATTLGHIQRGGTPTAFDRVLATRLGMAAIDSVVAEHWGRMVALRGTDIYHVDFAEALGTLKTVPDARYEEARTLFG; this is translated from the coding sequence GTGAAGATCGGGATCCTGACCTCCGGTGGCGACTGCCCCGGCCTCAACGCCGTCATCCGCGGTGCCGTGTACAAGGGCATTAAGGTCTACGACCAGGAGTTCGTCGGCTTCCGCAACGGCTGGCGCGGCGTGGTCGACGGCGATTTCCTGTCGCTGGGTCGACCCGAGATCCAGGGCATCGCCAAGCAGGGCGGCACGATCATCGGCACCAGCCGCACGAACCCCTTCGAGGGCGAGAACGGCGGACCGAAGAACATCGCAGAGATGATGGCCCGCAACGGCATCAATTCGATCATCGCGATCGGCGGCGAGGGCACTCTCGCCGCGGCCAAGCGCCTCACTGATGCGGGCTTGAAGATCGTCGGCGTCCCCAAGACCATCGACAACGACCTCGGCGCCACCGACTACACCTTCGGCTTCGACACCGCCGTCGGCATCGCGACCGACGCGATGGATCGCCTCCGCACCACCGGCGACTCGCACGGCCGCTGCATGGTCGCCGAGGTCATGGGGCGCCATGTCGGTTGGATCGCGCTGCACTCCGGCATGGCCGCGGGCGCCCACGTCATCCTGATCCCCGAGAAGCGCACCTCGCTCGACCAGATCGTCGAGTGGGTGCAGAGCGCTCAGGACCGGGGCCGCGCGCCGCTGGTCGTCGTCGCCGAGGGCTTCTCGCTCGACACGATGGACGACGCCCACTCCGAGCGCGGCCTGGACGCCTTCGGTCGGCCGCGCCTGGGCGGGATCGGCGAGCTCCTCGCTCCACTGATCGAGGAGCGCACGGGCATCGAGACCCGCGCGACCACGCTCGGCCACATCCAGCGCGGCGGAACGCCCACCGCGTTCGACCGCGTCCTCGCGACCCGCCTGGGCATGGCCGCGATCGACTCCGTCGTGGCCGAGCACTGGGGCCGCATGGTCGCCCTGCGGGGCACCGACATCTACCACGTCGACTTCGCCGAGGCGCTCGGCACCCTCAAGACGGTCCCCGACGCCCGCTACGAGGAGGCGCGCACCCTCTTCGGGTAG
- a CDS encoding ferritin-like domain-containing protein produces MFDTTFIRNAIVKSSETALDRRRFFEATGVAGLGIGAAALAAPTASAEEVAASGPSDASILNFALNLEYLEAEFYLRAVYGDGLGGSDVTGKGTPGGVIGGRPVDFKTPWLKSFATEVANDEKAHVKFLRSALGTSRVARPAIDLRTSFTAAATAAGLIKAGGSFDPFASEANFLLGAFVFEDVGVTAYKGAAPLIQSKTYLDAAAGILAVEAYHAGAIRSAIYAADLSDSANKLSDARDSLDGKTDLDQGVKVNGQANIVPTDGSSIAFSRTPGQVLNIVYLNPKASRTGGFFPRGVNGELNTSQAN; encoded by the coding sequence ATGTTCGACACGACCTTCATCCGCAACGCGATCGTCAAGAGCTCTGAGACTGCTCTGGACCGTCGCCGCTTCTTCGAGGCCACCGGCGTCGCCGGCCTCGGCATCGGAGCCGCAGCCCTCGCCGCGCCCACCGCCTCCGCCGAGGAGGTCGCTGCCAGCGGCCCCAGCGACGCCTCGATCCTCAACTTCGCCCTCAACCTCGAGTACCTCGAGGCAGAGTTCTATCTGCGCGCCGTTTACGGCGACGGCCTCGGCGGCTCGGACGTGACCGGAAAGGGCACGCCCGGCGGCGTCATCGGTGGTCGCCCCGTCGACTTCAAGACCCCGTGGCTCAAGAGCTTCGCCACCGAGGTCGCGAACGACGAGAAGGCGCACGTCAAGTTCCTCCGCTCGGCTCTGGGCACGTCGAGGGTCGCCCGCCCGGCGATCGACCTCAGGACCAGCTTCACCGCCGCTGCGACCGCTGCGGGTCTGATCAAGGCGGGCGGGTCCTTCGACCCGTTCGCGAGCGAGGCCAACTTCCTGCTCGGCGCGTTCGTCTTCGAGGATGTCGGAGTGACCGCCTACAAGGGCGCCGCTCCCCTCATCCAGTCGAAGACCTACCTCGACGCAGCTGCCGGCATCCTTGCGGTGGAGGCGTATCACGCCGGTGCCATCCGCTCGGCGATCTACGCCGCTGACCTGTCCGACTCGGCGAACAAGCTCTCCGACGCTCGCGACAGCCTCGACGGCAAGACCGACCTCGACCAGGGCGTCAAGGTCAATGGCCAGGCGAACATCGTCCCGACCGACGGCAGCTCCATCGCGTTCAGCCGCACCCCGGGCCAGGTCTTGAACATCGTGTACCTGAACCCCAAGGCCTCGCGCACCGGTGGATTCTTCCCCCGCGGCGTGAACGGCGAGCTGAACACCAGCCAGGCCAACTAG
- a CDS encoding DNA-3-methyladenine glycosylase family protein, which produces MSIAAPTPESSWATVYAPAEPVSLGLTLRTLLRGSGDPTMLVDASGFWRAFRTPFGPGTLHLRQAVDGAVHARAWGDGAQWLIDRVPELLGHGDDWSGLDLSAHAPLAEVLRRSVGLRLTRANLVFEMLAPSILEQKVTSTEAWRAYRSLVRLHGEPAPGPVALHVAPSAEQWRRVPSWDWHRAGVDPRRSRTLLTAALVSSGLERTLALGRGGAEVARRLQSVPGVGAWTASEVMMRAHGDPDAVSVGDYHLAAAVGFALTGRLGVDDDGMLELLEPWRGHRQRVIRLIGCSGVRKPRQGPRMTIQDHRRH; this is translated from the coding sequence GTGTCGATCGCCGCCCCCACTCCCGAGTCCTCGTGGGCGACGGTGTACGCGCCGGCAGAACCGGTGAGTCTCGGGCTCACCCTCCGCACGCTGCTGCGTGGCTCGGGCGACCCGACCATGCTCGTGGACGCATCCGGCTTCTGGCGCGCGTTCCGCACTCCGTTCGGGCCGGGCACCCTGCATCTGCGGCAGGCGGTCGACGGGGCGGTGCACGCGCGCGCCTGGGGCGACGGAGCGCAGTGGCTGATCGACCGGGTCCCCGAGCTGCTTGGCCACGGCGACGACTGGAGCGGGCTCGACCTGTCGGCGCACGCGCCGCTCGCCGAGGTGCTCCGGCGCTCGGTCGGCTTGCGGCTCACCCGCGCAAACCTGGTGTTCGAGATGCTCGCGCCGTCGATCCTGGAGCAGAAGGTCACCAGCACCGAGGCGTGGCGCGCCTACCGCTCGCTCGTTCGGCTGCATGGTGAGCCTGCGCCCGGGCCCGTCGCCCTGCATGTGGCTCCGAGTGCGGAGCAGTGGCGTCGCGTGCCGTCGTGGGACTGGCACCGGGCGGGAGTCGATCCGCGGCGCTCGCGAACGCTCCTCACTGCGGCGCTCGTCTCCTCCGGGCTCGAGCGGACGCTCGCTCTCGGGCGGGGCGGCGCGGAGGTCGCGCGGCGGTTGCAGTCGGTGCCGGGGGTCGGAGCGTGGACGGCGTCCGAGGTGATGATGCGCGCACACGGCGACCCGGACGCGGTCAGCGTGGGCGACTACCACCTTGCCGCGGCGGTCGGCTTCGCGCTCACCGGGCGTCTCGGGGTCGACGACGACGGGATGCTGGAGCTGCTGGAGCCGTGGCGCGGCCACCGGCAGCGGGTGATCCGGCTGATCGGCTGTAGCGGGGTGCGGAAGCCGCGGCAGGGTCCGAGGATGACGATCCAGGACCACCGCCGGCACTGA
- a CDS encoding proline dehydrogenase family protein, which translates to MLERVESLVRRWIARSAEFPVEAAAQRLAGVLQDPNGLDFTVGFVDGVARPEDLSVAAENLAALTAKTPASLPSALRAAISTGGAVGPVLPWAVVPAARRMLRHFIGHLVVDASEARLGAAVAALREGGDRLNLTLLGEAVLGEREACRRLEGTLRLLERPDVDYVSLTVSSVVSQLSMWAFEEEIDRVVERLTPLYQAAASGAEHTFITLDMEEYRDLDLTVAVFRRLLEQPGMLEVEAGIVLQAYLPDSVRVLDELTDWARERRARGGAPIKVRVVKGANLAMERVDAALHDWPLATVGSTTEADTNYKRLLDRALRPERTDAVRVGVAGHNLFDLAWAWLTATERGVTDAVEIEMLLGMATGQARAVREDVGRLLLYTPVVHPHEFDAAISYLIRRLEENSSPENFLSAAFRLDDEEVLQRELGRFRTSLEALDDSVPPPNRGQDRLREWSSGSGRRLVQEHAGAGERVQDPAADGLTRAVLGLSRGSGAAAATAGFHNEPDTDPALPGNRRWARLITERIPGSTIGSSTADAARVQTQEQLQEVLRTVSRRAERWGERLGYDRAAVLDRAGLVLAANRDRLIEVMASETGKTIAEADPEVSEAIDFAHYYATRARELDAVGGATFVPERVIVVAPPWNVPVAIPAGSILAALAAGSGVVLKPAPQARRSAAVLVEALWDAGIPHELLALVDLDEDELGRALITDPLVDRVLLTGSYETARLFRSWRPDLPLRAETSGKNAIIVTPHADYDLAVADIVSSAFGHAGQKCSAASLVILVGSVARSKRFRAQLVDAVTSLRVGRPDDPSAVMGPLIEEPTGKLLHALTTLGGGESWLVEPRRLDETGRLWSPGVREGVTEDSYVHLTEFFGPVLGIMHAATLEDAIRMQNGTDYGLTAGLHSLHADELALWIDSVEAGNLSVNRGITGAIVRRQPFGGWKRSSVGGGAKAGGPNHLIGLGSWKPSPARSSSTLHLRGLDDRARQFIEAAQPSLRFEQFDLLRRSALSDQLAWATEFGVVTDISKLGVERNLFRYLRVPIALRLADGGDLGELLRIITAGLLTRSRMDISTSIPLPPRVREMLGGDELAEMAGLVPRIVVETDAQWLERAAAGRITATRVRIIGDIVSDRVDGYAGPQPSSGTPSPSAQQAVVRRSSDSTGSFTDVVAGMTRGSTGTPVPLTRADGSRVPLATALAEALGGALDTVIYADPVTPAGRVELLPFLREQAISITNHRFGTPIDLSDDVV; encoded by the coding sequence ATGCTCGAGCGGGTCGAGTCGCTGGTCCGGCGGTGGATCGCCCGTAGCGCCGAGTTCCCGGTCGAGGCCGCGGCGCAGCGGCTCGCGGGCGTGCTCCAGGACCCGAACGGCCTCGATTTCACTGTCGGCTTCGTCGACGGCGTGGCCCGGCCAGAAGACCTGTCGGTCGCGGCCGAGAACCTCGCGGCGCTCACCGCGAAGACGCCCGCGTCCCTCCCCTCCGCTCTGCGCGCCGCGATCAGTACCGGCGGGGCCGTGGGACCGGTGCTGCCGTGGGCGGTCGTGCCGGCGGCGAGACGGATGCTCCGGCACTTCATCGGCCACCTCGTCGTCGACGCCTCGGAGGCGCGTTTGGGTGCGGCCGTTGCGGCCCTGCGCGAGGGTGGGGACCGGCTGAACCTCACCCTGCTCGGCGAGGCGGTGCTCGGCGAGCGCGAGGCGTGCCGGCGCCTGGAGGGGACGCTCCGCCTGCTCGAGCGGCCGGACGTCGACTACGTCAGCCTCACGGTCTCGAGTGTCGTCAGCCAGCTCTCGATGTGGGCCTTCGAGGAGGAGATCGACCGCGTCGTCGAGCGCCTCACGCCGCTCTACCAGGCTGCTGCCTCCGGCGCCGAGCACACCTTCATCACCCTCGATATGGAGGAGTATCGCGATCTCGACCTGACGGTCGCCGTGTTCCGGCGCCTTCTCGAACAGCCGGGCATGCTCGAGGTCGAAGCGGGCATCGTCCTGCAGGCGTACCTGCCCGACTCCGTCCGCGTGCTCGACGAGCTGACCGACTGGGCGCGCGAGCGGCGGGCCCGTGGCGGGGCGCCGATCAAGGTTCGCGTGGTCAAGGGCGCGAACCTGGCAATGGAGCGCGTCGACGCGGCCCTGCACGACTGGCCGCTCGCGACCGTCGGCAGCACAACGGAGGCGGACACGAACTACAAGCGTCTGCTCGACCGGGCTCTGCGGCCCGAGCGAACGGACGCGGTGCGCGTGGGCGTCGCCGGGCACAACCTGTTCGACCTCGCCTGGGCCTGGCTCACCGCGACCGAGCGCGGCGTGACCGACGCGGTCGAGATCGAGATGCTGCTCGGCATGGCGACGGGGCAGGCGCGAGCCGTCCGCGAGGACGTGGGACGCCTCCTGCTTTACACGCCCGTCGTGCACCCGCACGAGTTCGACGCGGCGATCTCCTACCTGATCCGCCGGTTAGAGGAAAACAGCAGCCCCGAGAACTTCCTCTCGGCCGCGTTCCGCCTCGACGACGAGGAGGTGCTGCAGCGCGAACTCGGCCGGTTCCGCACCTCGCTCGAAGCGCTCGACGACTCCGTCCCACCGCCGAACCGCGGCCAGGACCGGCTGCGGGAGTGGTCCTCGGGCTCCGGCCGTCGCCTCGTGCAGGAGCACGCGGGTGCCGGTGAGCGGGTGCAGGATCCGGCCGCCGACGGCCTCACCCGGGCAGTCCTCGGGCTCAGCCGTGGGTCCGGTGCCGCCGCCGCCACCGCCGGCTTCCACAACGAGCCCGACACGGACCCCGCCCTCCCCGGCAACCGCCGCTGGGCTCGCCTGATCACAGAGCGCATCCCCGGGTCGACGATCGGATCCAGTACCGCCGATGCCGCCCGCGTGCAGACGCAGGAGCAGCTCCAGGAGGTGCTGCGCACGGTGTCGCGCCGCGCCGAGCGCTGGGGCGAGCGCCTGGGCTACGACCGGGCCGCCGTGCTCGACCGGGCCGGCCTCGTCCTCGCCGCCAATCGTGACCGCCTGATCGAGGTGATGGCCTCCGAGACCGGCAAGACGATCGCCGAGGCCGACCCCGAAGTCTCGGAAGCCATCGACTTCGCGCACTACTACGCCACCCGCGCCCGCGAACTCGACGCGGTCGGCGGAGCGACGTTCGTTCCGGAGCGGGTGATCGTGGTCGCGCCGCCGTGGAACGTCCCGGTCGCGATTCCGGCCGGCTCGATCCTCGCGGCGCTCGCCGCCGGCTCCGGAGTCGTGCTGAAGCCCGCCCCGCAGGCCCGGCGATCGGCCGCCGTACTGGTCGAGGCGCTGTGGGACGCGGGCATCCCGCACGAGCTCCTCGCCCTCGTCGACCTCGACGAGGACGAGCTGGGCCGCGCGCTCATCACCGATCCCCTCGTCGATCGCGTCCTGCTCACCGGCTCCTACGAGACAGCCCGGCTCTTCCGCTCCTGGCGGCCCGACCTCCCCCTGCGGGCCGAGACGAGCGGCAAGAACGCCATCATCGTGACGCCCCACGCCGACTACGACCTCGCCGTCGCCGACATCGTCAGCAGCGCCTTCGGGCACGCGGGCCAGAAGTGCTCGGCCGCGTCGCTGGTGATCCTGGTCGGCTCGGTCGCCCGCTCGAAGCGGTTTCGCGCTCAGCTGGTCGACGCCGTCACCTCCTTGCGCGTCGGCCGGCCCGATGACCCGTCGGCGGTGATGGGCCCCCTGATCGAGGAGCCCACCGGCAAGCTGCTGCACGCGCTCACGACCCTCGGCGGAGGCGAGTCGTGGCTGGTCGAGCCGCGCCGCCTCGACGAGACCGGCAGGCTCTGGTCGCCCGGCGTCCGCGAAGGCGTCACCGAGGACAGCTACGTCCACCTCACCGAGTTCTTCGGCCCCGTGCTCGGGATCATGCACGCGGCGACCCTCGAGGACGCCATCCGCATGCAGAACGGCACCGACTACGGCCTCACCGCGGGCCTGCACTCACTGCACGCCGATGAACTCGCCCTCTGGATCGACTCCGTCGAGGCCGGCAACCTCTCCGTCAATCGCGGCATCACCGGAGCGATCGTCCGGCGTCAGCCGTTCGGCGGCTGGAAGCGCTCCTCGGTCGGCGGCGGCGCGAAAGCCGGCGGGCCCAACCACCTCATCGGCCTCGGCTCCTGGAAGCCCTCACCGGCGCGCTCCTCCTCAACGCTGCACCTGCGCGGCCTCGACGACCGCGCCCGCCAGTTCATCGAGGCGGCCCAGCCCTCGCTCCGCTTCGAGCAGTTCGACCTTCTCCGTCGCTCGGCCCTCTCCGACCAGCTCGCCTGGGCCACCGAATTCGGAGTCGTTACCGATATCTCCAAGCTCGGCGTCGAGCGCAATCTTTTCCGCTACCTCCGCGTCCCGATCGCCCTCCGACTGGCCGACGGCGGAGACCTCGGCGAGCTCCTGCGCATCATCACCGCCGGTCTGCTGACCCGCTCGCGGATGGACATCTCGACGTCGATCCCGCTGCCCCCGCGAGTCCGCGAGATGCTCGGCGGCGACGAGCTCGCCGAGATGGCCGGCCTCGTCCCGCGCATCGTCGTCGAGACCGACGCACAATGGCTCGAGCGAGCTGCAGCCGGCCGTATCACGGCGACACGCGTCCGTATCATCGGCGACATCGTCTCCGACCGCGTCGACGGCTACGCGGGACCGCAGCCCAGCTCGGGCACCCCGTCACCGAGCGCACAGCAGGCCGTGGTGCGCCGATCCTCCGACTCGACCGGCTCTTTCACCGACGTCGTCGCAGGCATGACCCGCGGCAGCACCGGAACACCCGTCCCGTTGACCCGCGCCGACGGATCCCGCGTTCCCCTCGCCACCGCCCTCGCCGAAGCGCTAGGCGGCGCTCTCGATACGGTGATTTACGCCGACCCCGTCACTCCCGCCGGCCGCGTCGAACTGCTGCCCTTCCTCCGCGAACAGGCGATCTCGATCACGAACCACCGCTTCGGGACCCCGATTGACCTGAGCGATGACGTGGTCTGA
- a CDS encoding MarR family winged helix-turn-helix transcriptional regulator, with protein MSASETRWLAPDQLGAWLRFIAVVELLPGALDTQLQRDAGLTHFEYLTLAMLSEAPDRALRMSTLAARTNATLPRLSHVVTRLVARGYLERRPCASDGRATNAVLTDAGMQKIVDTAPGHVATVLAEVIDPLDSEQIPQLADIMARLLTRLDPEGRMSVDAVRSSLGDPDTRAC; from the coding sequence ATGAGTGCGTCCGAGACACGGTGGCTGGCGCCTGATCAGCTCGGAGCCTGGCTGCGCTTCATCGCGGTCGTGGAGTTGCTGCCGGGGGCCCTGGACACTCAGCTCCAGCGCGACGCCGGACTCACCCACTTCGAATACCTCACGCTGGCGATGCTCTCCGAGGCTCCCGACCGAGCCCTGCGGATGAGCACGCTTGCGGCCCGCACCAACGCCACCCTGCCGAGGCTCTCGCATGTGGTGACCCGCCTCGTCGCACGCGGCTACCTCGAGCGCCGCCCCTGCGCCTCCGACGGCCGCGCCACGAACGCTGTGCTCACCGATGCGGGGATGCAGAAGATCGTCGATACCGCGCCCGGCCATGTGGCGACCGTGCTGGCCGAGGTCATCGACCCGCTCGACTCCGAGCAGATTCCTCAGCTGGCTGACATCATGGCGCGCCTGCTCACCCGGCTCGACCCGGAGGGACGGATGTCGGTCGATGCCGTGCGCTCCTCGCTCGGCGACCCGGACACCCGCGCCTGCTGA
- a CDS encoding VOC family protein, with protein MAVDSLFVNLPVTDLKRSKAFYTALGWTLNPLFSNDDAACFVASEHVYAMLLVHPFFSTFTSKEIIDARTQVQGLFAVSVGSREEVDELLAQGLASGGAEPVPAQDLGFMYSRDLEDPDGHIWEFLYMDPAAAEAGPPQG; from the coding sequence ATGGCCGTCGACTCCCTCTTCGTCAACCTCCCCGTCACCGATCTGAAGCGCTCGAAGGCGTTCTACACGGCGCTCGGCTGGACCTTGAATCCGCTGTTCAGCAACGACGATGCTGCCTGCTTCGTCGCCTCGGAGCACGTATACGCGATGCTCCTCGTGCACCCCTTCTTCTCCACCTTCACCTCGAAGGAGATCATCGACGCGCGCACCCAGGTCCAGGGCCTGTTCGCGGTGAGCGTCGGGAGCCGGGAGGAGGTCGATGAGCTGCTCGCGCAAGGACTCGCGTCCGGCGGCGCGGAGCCGGTGCCAGCCCAGGATCTCGGCTTCATGTACTCGCGCGACCTGGAGGACCCGGACGGCCACATCTGGGAGTTCCTGTACATGGACCCGGCGGCGGCTGAGGCGGGTCCTCCGCAGGGCTGA
- a CDS encoding YdeI/OmpD-associated family protein yields MQFATTLFQTGNNTGIEVPPEVLESLGGGKRPAVVVSVNGYRFTSTVGVMGGRALIPFSAEKRRATKLAGGDAIEVMIELDTAPREVLVPEDLATALAEAGVAERFAALSPSARKAHVTAVEGAKAAQTRARRIASAVATLAG; encoded by the coding sequence GTGCAGTTTGCGACGACGCTCTTCCAGACCGGCAACAACACGGGCATCGAGGTCCCACCCGAGGTCCTCGAGTCCCTCGGCGGTGGCAAGCGGCCCGCGGTCGTCGTGAGCGTGAACGGCTACCGCTTCACCAGCACGGTTGGAGTGATGGGTGGCCGGGCGCTCATCCCGTTCTCGGCCGAGAAGCGCCGAGCAACGAAGCTCGCCGGCGGCGACGCGATCGAGGTCATGATCGAGCTCGACACTGCACCGCGGGAGGTCCTCGTGCCGGAGGATCTGGCGACTGCGCTCGCAGAGGCTGGGGTCGCGGAGCGCTTCGCGGCGCTCTCGCCGAGTGCGCGCAAGGCCCACGTCACGGCGGTCGAGGGTGCCAAGGCCGCGCAGACGCGGGCGCGCCGCATCGCTTCGGCCGTGGCAACGCTCGCCGGCTGA
- a CDS encoding efflux RND transporter periplasmic adaptor subunit, with product MVIIGAASIALVKIAFFPDGAAEADPTRPTGVITEPTVTVSRGTVTNDLTLQGTVAADPAVPLKATAAGTVDDVYVRQGAAVAAGDLIYDIRVETPRDPVQTTGPDGAVTVTQPEPAVRFERIYAAAAGVLSSLSVIHDQAVTVGEVTGQVAPPTYAVTGKIDAQQLYRIQNRPTQAQIAITRGPAGFTCTGLTISTPLAGAGEGGSTSGGTAGGGGTSTDSTTSFTCQVPPEITVFPGLAASVTLTGGKVEDVLVVPTTAVEGTAQSGVVFRRADDGSTEEVPVTLGLTDGSSVEITGGVEEGTELLQFVPGADAAAPDDESAGDCITQPDGSVFCS from the coding sequence ATGGTCATCATTGGCGCGGCGAGCATCGCGCTCGTGAAGATCGCGTTCTTCCCAGACGGCGCGGCCGAGGCCGATCCCACTCGGCCCACCGGGGTGATCACCGAGCCGACCGTTACGGTCTCACGCGGCACGGTCACCAATGACCTCACCCTCCAGGGCACCGTCGCCGCTGACCCCGCTGTGCCGCTGAAGGCCACGGCGGCCGGCACCGTCGACGATGTCTACGTGCGGCAGGGAGCCGCTGTCGCAGCAGGCGACCTCATCTACGACATCCGCGTCGAGACTCCGCGCGACCCGGTCCAGACGACCGGTCCCGACGGTGCCGTCACCGTCACGCAGCCCGAGCCCGCCGTGCGCTTCGAGCGGATCTACGCCGCGGCCGCCGGTGTGCTGAGCAGCCTCAGCGTCATCCACGACCAGGCGGTCACCGTGGGAGAGGTGACTGGCCAGGTCGCGCCGCCCACCTACGCCGTCACCGGCAAGATCGACGCTCAGCAGCTCTATCGCATCCAGAATCGCCCGACCCAGGCGCAGATCGCGATTACCCGCGGGCCGGCCGGCTTCACCTGCACCGGCCTCACCATCAGCACACCCCTCGCCGGTGCGGGTGAGGGTGGCTCGACCAGCGGCGGGACCGCCGGCGGCGGGGGCACCTCCACCGACTCGACCACGAGCTTCACCTGCCAGGTGCCACCCGAGATCACGGTGTTTCCGGGGCTCGCCGCCTCCGTGACCCTCACGGGTGGCAAGGTCGAGGACGTTCTGGTGGTGCCGACGACCGCGGTCGAGGGCACGGCGCAGTCCGGAGTGGTCTTCCGCCGCGCGGACGACGGCAGTACCGAGGAGGTTCCGGTGACGCTGGGACTGACCGACGGCAGCTCCGTCGAGATCACCGGCGGAGTGGAGGAGGGCACCGAGCTGCTGCAGTTCGTCCCGGGCGCGGACGCCGCCGCCCCCGACGACGAGTCGGCCGGCGACTGCATCACGCAGCCCGACGGCTCGGTCTTCTGCTCGTGA
- a CDS encoding ABC transporter ATP-binding protein → MTILLLEGIRKVVPLPDAVPLIILDGVDLDVGEGDHVSVVGRSGSGKSTLLNILGLIDEPTEGRMLLEGVPTQTLSSRARARIRGGSIGFIFQQFTLLEGRTARENVMTPLLYATGAEFWRRREHAAEMLERVGLGHRVDSMPGRMSGGEQQRIAIARALVRRPRLILADEPTGALDTDTGESVMGLLDEIARESGSALVTITHDPAIAARAERHYRLDHGRLSAAPVPLAEAEAS, encoded by the coding sequence GTGACGATCCTCCTGCTCGAGGGCATCCGGAAGGTCGTCCCGCTGCCCGACGCTGTGCCGCTGATCATCCTCGACGGGGTCGACCTCGACGTGGGCGAGGGCGACCACGTCTCGGTCGTGGGCCGCAGTGGCTCGGGTAAATCGACGCTGCTCAACATCCTCGGGCTCATCGACGAGCCCACCGAGGGGCGGATGCTGCTCGAGGGTGTACCGACGCAAACGCTGTCCTCGCGGGCCCGGGCGCGCATCCGCGGCGGCAGCATCGGCTTCATCTTTCAGCAGTTCACTCTGCTCGAGGGGCGGACTGCCCGCGAGAACGTGATGACCCCGCTGCTCTACGCGACCGGCGCGGAGTTCTGGCGCCGCCGCGAGCATGCGGCCGAGATGCTCGAGCGGGTCGGCCTCGGGCACCGCGTCGACTCGATGCCAGGGCGGATGTCTGGAGGCGAGCAGCAGCGTATTGCGATCGCCCGTGCGCTGGTGCGCCGGCCGCGGTTGATCCTCGCCGACGAGCCGACCGGCGCTCTCGACACGGACACCGGCGAGAGCGTGATGGGCCTGCTCGACGAGATCGCCCGCGAGTCCGGTTCGGCCCTGGTGACCATCACCCACGACCCCGCCATCGCCGCGCGTGCCGAGCGCCACTACCGGCTCGACCACGGCCGCCTCAGCGCCGCTCCGGTGCCTCTCGCCGAGGCGGAGGCGTCCTGA